The following is a genomic window from Phaseolus vulgaris cultivar G19833 chromosome 6, P. vulgaris v2.0, whole genome shotgun sequence.
AAGCTCAGGCCTAATCCTTCCATTTTATTTAGTGAAAAGTCTCTGTCACAGCAGTGATGATGGTCGTTCGGTTCTGCACTTTCTGTCATGACATCCTTCACGGGATCACCTCATATTTGAATAGTATTATAAATTGATCATATACATAACCAGCTCAAACATTAAACATTATGGTAGAGATCTGAATAAATCAAAATCAGAAAAGCCATCACACATAAAAGATACTCTCAAGTATATTTGCTTATGCACTAACAATTAGATCGTATAATTCTACCAATTACTTGTGATATGTGACTTTCATTgcaaaatttgaattatttatttcaacCTTTAATCTGTTAAGAGAATTCTTTTGTTTCAAATCCTCTTTAATTACAGTGCTGCTACTTATGAGAACCCAACTTAACTATCACCATTCTTTTTAACACAGAACTCTCATTTTTACATCAAACCAACCCAGCTAACTAATTGAGTAATTGAACTGattctttcaaaaaaaattgttagtaACATCACAATGATAAGATAAACTTTTTACATAACAAGAAACATAGCAATGTCAATAAAAAAATCCCTCAAATTCATACCAAATTCCCAAAAAAGTtagtcatattttttaaatctcaaGTCAACTAGAGATTATAACATTAAGTtagtcatatttttttaaatctcacGTCAACTAGAGATTATAACATTTTATTGTATATGAAtggatgcaaacctcatctcATGAACCGATTTTATAgaattgaataatttaatataataaaaaaaagaaatttaaaatagagAAAAGATGTTAAGAGAAACAATAGAGTATTATTATCAACCATACAACATACAGAATCAATCCAGccataaattattcaattagGACAAGATTACAGTAAAATCTTCTCAAAACTTTAAGACTAGAAATAAAAATAGgtaaaatagttttcaaattcttttgaacctattttaagaaaataaaataatttttttataaactaaaattgttATATAATAACTTAATctgtggattttttttatatatatattttttttaattagtgttTGTAAGATGCTCATCTACTCCTAACCTTcatttgaataaattattatttatgataatgtaaaataaagttgAATGAAAGTATttgttatttctttttattaattaaaaattcgTTAAAATGTAGACTAAAGAAGAAAGAGTCAAAACATTAGAAAGAGTCAAGAGTTTGAGACGGTTTGCATTAAggtaaagaaagaagaaagtgaaaagaatttttttttttttttgaagagtacagaaaagaattttttttaaatttttttaagtaatataACATGtgattaaaattgtattttttttatttataattcttttaattaatttattattattattttataaatttttattattttaataattattaatattttttgattattttaataattattattatttatattatataatgaattatatttattttataataatgtatataaatattaatgaattaataatataaatatataatatatatttaatataataattataaacacatatatatataataaaacatataatatattgaataaaaaattaaaaatataaattaaagttaaaataaattttaaattaaaacataacTTACTATAAAacgttaataaataaataaataatatttcaaaataaaactatattaaaataaatcatccaatatttaattagttttattttatttattattttaatattttattttattttttattttttttattttttattataaatttaattattataaattataaatatttattatttaaaataaaaaaaatacttgttaCATTTTATTTAACTGTAATAGATTAACTTTATGAGTTATTAAAAATCAAACTTTATTtgcaagtgaagatgaaaagtATGAGAAGATTTTTTTTCGTTTTACGTAATTTAAGATCTTAGTTTTTCGAGTTTTACTAGTTTTTCTTTGTTCCATAACTTTTCGTAGCTTGAAACAAACACGGGATAAGGGTGAATGTTCTTATATTTAATAGACTAGCAGTTTAAgttatatgaataataataataataataataataataataataataataataataataataataataataataatattattattattattattattataattattatgtttatgtttcTCCTGCATTATGTCAACaagaatattaataaaaaattaataatattattaataatacttttttttatcgacaatactaatattattaataataacattaataatattataataataatattataataataatagtaataataatattattaatatcattaataaaattattaacattattagtaaaattattaatattaatatcaattttaatttcttaacaAATGTTTTAATCTGTATGCATAACTTTATTTACATACGATTCAATTATTATTACATATGGATTGTAGAAATTTTCGTCTCTAAGCATCAAAATTATATACGAATTTCATCACAAAATTGGTTGGTTGTTCCATACAAAAATCTAAATATTAAGATAACTCAATTTTACGTATATTTACGAATCCAAATTCGTTCATAATAATTATGAGTAGgtgactttaattttttttttaataattatccagtataaaatatattatatatattttttatccttCGTTTAATTTACCTTGCatgttattattacttatattaaCTTAAGAAGAGAAGGGAAGTAGTAATGAAAATAAGTCAATGTTTTTAGCAAATAAAGATATTACGTATTGAAGTTGTGTCTTTGAACATTCATATAAGGAAATTACTTAtgaaaagatttcaaaaacaaatttaaaaacataattcaagTCTCTATTTTGTACTTATCCTGTTTGGTACACAAATTTAGGTAGTATTTTCACCTTTTTCACTTGTAGATCAAATAAGTAAGATTGGTTTTGCAGAAACAATATAAGAATAATGTACAATTTTTCAGAAATGAATTTGTTAgattatttttgaattaatttaagttaaattaaaattatatacaataataaaatatataccaTGTTCACTTTTttcataataacaaataaagtattcttacaataattattaaattaaaatatattaccaaacgtttatattaatattataaaagtatctataaaaaataattataaaaataaatatttttataattttattattggtaattttttattgttaatagttaattatttagtttaaaaagatataaaaaattaaaaaactgatAAAATAATAGTCTATTTCATGgtatttaataaaaactattataaaCCTAACCTACCACTCACtacttatatatattatcttctaaaacctcaacaaattTCCATTTTCCATCCAAATGTAACTGGTAAATCAATATTAATACTTAGTAACTCAAGATTATACTAATTAATTAACAATTTTAAATGTTGTAACTTCCTAATTAAGAAAGCCAAACAATCCTATCTAGCCTTGATTCCAGCTAGAAAAGATAAAGATTACTGATTAATTATCTGTTTCAAGTTGTAATTTCCTATTTAAGAAAGCCAAAATTATGACCTTATTTGAAGCTCAAAAAATATACCAAGAATACCTCTTGCTACAAACTGGTGGGGTGTTTTATTCAATATTTTGTCTTGTAATGGTTCCACTTTTGATCTATAACACAAAACCTAAAGCATTTTTGGATCCATTTTAGTTTCACTTTAGGTAATGTACAACTTTGAGAAGATCTAGTGAGACATTGTCGGTGCTTTGGCTGTGCCACACTCTCACTCCATCTCCAAATAATTGTGTTCCAAATTATGACAACTGTCTAactttgttattaaaaaaagtcaCTAAACAATTGTCTGAATAATGTAAAAACTACTCCATAATTGGAACAAACATTATAATCTAAAGATTATTCATTTACAAGTCCTATGAACTCCCAAAAGACAAAAACATAGACTCTAATAGTTGTAACTAGTAACTACTACATGATACTGCAGCTCTCCACATTCTCATCACTGAAAGTATGAGTAATAGGATCAGCCATTGGGTGAGATGGCATTGGAGGTGGTGCCATGTAGTTCATAGATGGATAAAGCCTACCATACATCATGTTTGTTGGATACATCATGTTCATATTTGGCTCATGCTGATAATGATGCTGATGTTGAGGTTGGTTCATCATCATTCCCATGTATTGCTGTTGTTGAAGGTTGTTATATGGAACATGTTGCATTTGCCTCCCTTGATAATGTCCAGAAGCATCATCATCTTGCACTGCCTGATGGTAATTTCCCACTTTTGAGCTTGGCTTCATCTGATCTATTTTGCCATTCTTATGAAGAAGAGGGGTCTTGTCATAatcaagaaaatcaaaatcatgttTACTATTGCCTTTCTTATTTCCACTTTCATTGTTTTGGTTCTTGCTCTTATTGGTATAAGTTGTTTCTCCTAATCCCACCTCATTGCTCTTTTTCCCAAAGCTTAGAAACCTACCTAGCAATCCCCCATCCTTCTTCTTTTTACCTTTTTGGCTACTTTTCCTCTCCTCATTGTTATCAACTTTGGCTCCATTGTAATTTCCACCTTTCCCCTTCATTAGCATTGCTTGATCAATGACATCACCTTTCTTGTCACTTCCATTATTATTCCTACTCCCACCAGCATTGCCTTTATGGCCATTATTAATGGCAGGCCCATTCATTACACCAGCAGGCCCATGAGGCCCACGTCCATCCCCCATCTTTGGCATCATCTTGTTATGATGCATTGGATGGCCATGCCCATGGCCTAAtccttcctcttcctcttcgtcaTAGTCATCAAAATTGTCCTCATATTCATCAAAACCATCATCACTAGCATCAAATTCCTCCTCATCTAACTTGAACTTCACAGATTTTTGTACCTTCAGATCTTGAACCCCTTTCATTTGTGCCATTTGACCCACTTTACCTTGACCTCCACCACCACCATCACTCCCTTTCTGACCCTTCAGATTTTGGGACTTCATGTCCCTTCCTCCTTTGTTATTATCAACTTGCATGTTCTGGAATTGGGGGTTGATGGGATAGTTCCTATTGTTCATCATTCCTCTCTGGCCACCCCATATCTCAGCATGCTTCCCTCCCATCTTCAGCTTTTTCACCACTTTCTCTGGATCCACATCGCCTGCCACTACCACTTTCCCTTCACCTGCATCTACTTTCACAGAATACACACCTGCACAGCAACAATAACAATTTCTTTTTACAAAATTGAATCTAATCTCACAAAAATTAGAACAACATAAACACAGTAAAGTTGAAGACCCCAAATAACAAACACCAACTGTGCATCTAATTAAGGAGAGTTGCAAAACAGAAAAAGCAGGACATGTTGATCAATTGACATGGCAACAAAGTTGAGAATGAAGCATATTAAcatgaaaacaaattttgaaataagAAAAACTAAAGGGGTATGCTAAGAATAATGTACCATCGATTTTCTGCAGGATTTTCTTTACTTTCTGTGCACAGCCATCGCAGTCGATATTAACCTTGAGAACACAAGTCTACAAGTAGACCGAAGATAGCAAAATCAGCTCAGAATTAACATTTCATGAACCCAAAAACCAAACACAGAAACATAACTGTAACAAAACAACAGTACTGTAGAATGAAGTGTGCAGTGTACCTGAATTTTCAGAAAGTCTTGTTTACTCATTCTTAATGAGGGAGCagagaataaaaagaaaagaagaaagtaGATATGAGTAGTATGAAATGAAGTATAAGGAAGAAGAGTGTTGAAGAAGGTGCAATTGATTTTGTGTGTGAAGATGATCAAGTATCCATGGAGAGTGAAAACAGTGACTCTTACAGAAGAGAGTTCCTTTATTTATATAGAATAGAAGGCGGTTATATAAACCatgaaataaacaaaaaagGAACAATGAGTTGTCTTTCACAGACAAGGCGGTGGAGGAAGCTTCATTCTCAAACCTGCATTAACCAAAAAATATTCATTGTTCTATAGTTAATGCCCCACTACCATTTTTGCTTCATTATTAATAAAACCAACTTCAAGTTTTGAATGAAGAGTTAATTGTGATTGAGAGTTTCTTACTGTTTTAAAATTGAGTTTGATATAGTGTATGAAACTCACACTTCAActacttcaatattattttgtcTTTTGGTTTTGCTTATCCCCTGTCAGTATTTGAttacttttaattctttttatatgtataaagcatttaagaatttatttaaaaaaattaaatttattttagtgaat
Proteins encoded in this region:
- the LOC137831712 gene encoding heavy metal-associated isoprenylated plant protein 34-like translates to MSKQDFLKIQTCVLKVNIDCDGCAQKVKKILQKIDGVYSVKVDAGEGKVVVAGDVDPEKVVKKLKMGGKHAEIWGGQRGMMNNRNYPINPQFQNMQVDNNKGGRDMKSQNLKGQKGSDGGGGGQGKVGQMAQMKGVQDLKVQKSVKFKLDEEEFDASDDGFDEYEDNFDDYDEEEEEGLGHGHGHPMHHNKMMPKMGDGRGPHGPAGVMNGPAINNGHKGNAGGSRNNNGSDKKGDVIDQAMLMKGKGGNYNGAKVDNNEERKSSQKGKKKKDGGLLGRFLSFGKKSNEVGLGETTYTNKSKNQNNESGNKKGNSKHDFDFLDYDKTPLLHKNGKIDQMKPSSKVGNYHQAVQDDDASGHYQGRQMQHVPYNNLQQQQYMGMMMNQPQHQHHYQHEPNMNMMYPTNMMYGRLYPSMNYMAPPPMPSHPMADPITHTFSDENVESCSIM